The Mustela nigripes isolate SB6536 chromosome 6, MUSNIG.SB6536, whole genome shotgun sequence DNA window CCACATTCTCCACACCATCCTGAAGAGCCACAGAACCCAGCAACATCACTCcggggaaaagaaagggagggggacagACAGTTGAGGGGGGTCATATACAAAGAGGAGACTGATTTCAACTTTCCTTAATGACTTTAATTGGAGACTCAAACCCTGTAAACCATAGTTCAAGCCTAGTTCTGTGGGACAGTGTCTGGTTCTCCGTAAGGCCACAGGAGGAGAAATGCATAATTGAGGTTGGAACAGGGAGCTCCCCTCTCCCTGATCTTTAAATCTGGAGTAATTCCAGCAAATTATGGCTACTGGATtagccttaaaataatttttaatgtcacCAAGCTCCaagttcctttcttcctcctattTGGGGAACTCTTTTACAAACTATGTGGGATCGAAATATACCTCTGTACCCACACTAGCATCTACGAGTAGAAAGCTTCTTGATGCAGTTGTTGAGCTAGCCTGGAGAAGTTCACTCCCTCCCAAGCTCACTCACTGCATCAACCCACTCTCCTCTCCATCAAGCATCAGAGTTCTCCCAGACCCTGTCCTGAGATGCTATAACCCAAGAAAAGACCAACTACCCACTGCTTGATTTCCATGGTCAGAGTTCTTTGAGGCCCCAACATAGGGCTGAATTGCAGTTTGCAAAGCTGTGTATGATAACAGCCATTATAGTGACCTTGAATTCTTATCTGCTGTTCTTTTTAAGAACAATTGAGAACACCTTCACAGTAATGATATCAGGTTTGCCCTCTCACCAActccaaaaagaagaaagggggcaAACCCCTTCCCTTTACAGTCAAAAGAAACATGAGGCCTAGAGAGGTCAAGGAATTGTCTATGGTTTTACCTCCCATCAGGGCCAAGGGCCACAGGGGGCTCCCATCTTCTCTGTCTGGACTCCCTTTCCAAAATGCTGGAGCACAAAGATTTTACTGTTCctctccatttttcttatttgtactTTTCTCTGTTAACCATAAGGGCATTTCTAGACTTGGGAATCCCTCTCAGTCTCCTCTAGCCTCCTGAAGCCCAGAGCAGATAGCCCCTGCATCCTGCAGAAACTCTCACTGCTCTCATGCCCCATAGGGCTCCAAGCTCTATCGAGTAGAAGATACCACATAGGCCGTGGCGATGTATTTCTTGCCATTTCCATAGGTGGACTTGTCCCAGGGATAGGTCTGGATGGCCAAGGGATAGCCACCCAGGCTTAACTGGCATCTGTGGAGGAAAGATGGCCAAGTCATAGGGGCCCATCACGTCTCCCCATGCCCATCCCCTCACTAGGGAGATCAAGCCCAACCCATGTAGAGAACTGCCCCAGCTTTCTTCAGCCAttacctcccactccccatgcacAGGCACCCCTTCAGAAGGACTCCTTTTTCCCAGAGCAGTAATCTAAAATCTCAGATTCTAGAGCTGAACCCCCAGAAATTAAATGTCTGCTTAGGGTTTCAGACATAGTAGGACCCAAAGTCCTCAAACGTTAGAAGAGATGAAGCCCAGTGGTTTCAAGCTATACTCTCTGGGGCTCCGGAGTTCCCTCTAGCAGCCTTGGGGACCAAAGAGAGAGGCCTGGAGCACCAGGGAAAGTGCATCTCTAACTGTTTGACCTATGATGGTTCTGCATAAGATTTCAGGTGGTGGTTCTGCCACTGAGGTGAAGGTTGGCAACCACCAGCCTTATCTAACAACCTCATTTCCCAAGTGAGAAAACTTGAGGTGCCAAAGGGTGGTCTGTCCAAGCCACAGAGTTGCAGAATCCAGCTCTCCTGATTGTCCTGTCTGAGGACAGCCTGTGGCTCCAGCCTGCTCCCCAGGCCTGGCTGGCCCAGTACTTACACTTTGCCTGGCCTCGCAATGAAGCACAGGGAGTAGAGCGCAAACTCAAATTCAGGGCTGCTGCCGATGAAAGCTGAGCCCACCTCCTTGTAGTAGCCGTCCCAGTTGAACTGCATGGCTAACACGTCAGGGTAAGACTCCCACTGCAGAGAGTAATAAAGGAGGCCTGGTGAATGCCATGAGTGGAGTCTGCCAGACAAGTGGTACATGGCAGCAGCCCCCAAGAGGGGCCTGCATGAGTTTTCTGGGGAGGCTGGATTCTTTACATCGACCAAGGAAACGGTCTGCCCAGCTAAAGGGTCTGAGCCCTACTTGGACCCACTGTCTGGAGCTGCCAGCATGAGTCTCCCGAAGAGGCCAGAGCCTGCTTTCCTGTGACTGACACCAGGATAGCGGGGACCATAATGCTTCCTTTGTAGCTATGACATGTGGAGGAGAAAGACAATTTATTGTCCCCCAATTATTTCCTGGCACAGGGCAGCAAaggtttcttttctctaaaatgtaaGGAGTTGAACTCAGGCTCGCCAGGCTGAAATTTCCAGCTAAGGCCACATTCTAAAGAAGTTCAGCTAGGAGGTCATTACATACCTTTGCAACTTGTTCCCCTCTGAAGATCTTCCCGGCCCCCAGCCTCCCATCCAGGGATAgtgctctctgcctcctgcctctccgGGTCTGGAGGCTTCACTGTTTGGAAGGGAATCTCAGGGTCCTCACTGCCTAAACCCACTGGCCACCAGATCGGGAAGTCATCTTCACCATCCCTGCTAGGCAGCCAACAAGAGGCAGGGCGAGAGGCCTGTCTGGCTGCTGGGAGTGCAGAGTGAGGGCAGAAAGTCTGGGTACTAATAAGCTTCTCCAGCGCACGGGTCAGCACCCAGTACTCACCGGGCCGTCGTAGATGTGACTGTAATAGTCAACCAGGCCCTCCTTCTCCTGCATATAGAAGCGGATCCAGTTATGGAAGCCAGTGACCTtgccttttttgatttcacctatAATGAAGAGTTCAAGGTGGGTGATCTGGGCCTCCCCTCTGACTTCTTGCACCCCTTCCCTGCCAAGGCTGTCCCCCTTCTTGAGACTTTGGCTCATAGAATGCACACCTGCTTAGCCCCTTGCCCACACTCCCCAGCATGCCACACATCCCTAACTCTCACCCAGGAaagccctccccgccccctttcAGCTCAAGCCCTTGGGAGAATTCCTCCTGGTTAGCCTGGGTGACCAATCTCCTCTCAGCCATTTCTCCAGTAGCAAGCCAAACTTGGTGTGGGACAGTGGGGAGAAAGACCATGGGCCTCTTGGAAAGCAGAGGACCATTCAGAAGTAGCCAGCCCTGCCCCCAAACCCAGCTCCCTTCCTACATGTGACCTTTGGGAGCCCTAGTGTCTGGTCTCCTTCCCCCTTTAGATACTCCACGGGAGACTATCCCTCAAAAACAGCTCCTCAGACCCCTTCTTCTTGACTTGGGGGTGGACAGGCCTGTCCCTGCTAATAGGCTTGGCTGCAAGTTCTTCAGTGCCTGATGCCGCCCTCCTCctgagggaagcagtctcccttcGTTCCTCCAACTCTTTCTTTCCAGCCATAATGATCCCACCTGAGAAAACGTGTTCAAAGCCACTCGAGTCCTCCTCTTCATTGCCTCTTGAATAGAGCCCAAACCACATGTTCTTCAAGTCATCGACAAACTCTTGTTCGGAGCCGTAGCGGTCTGCGGGGAGGAACACAGAGGACCtaagagaggggaaggcaggactAGATCCTGGGAAGCAGGGAAGAGCCACCTGCTCCAGCACATTAAGAGACACAGAGGTTCAACCAACAAAGATAGTTCTCCATTCTGTAACTACCCACAGTGCACCTGTTCTGCAGGCTGAGGAGTCAGCAGGAAATAGCAAGGACGAGATCCCTGCTTTCACAGTTTCATTCCAGcggaaaagacaaataatatacaATATGATTGCGgttaagtgctatgaagaaaataaagcagagtgtCCCATGACGGCTGGAGATGGGGTTGGGATGGGGTTGGGCTCTTCTAGAAAGGAAGATCAGAAAGACCTCTCTGAGAAGGTAGCACTAATCAGAGACCTGCAGGATAAGGAGTCAGCCACACAAAACCTGGGGGAAGTGGTCTTCCATGTGGAAGGGACAACAGGAGCAAGGCTCTAAGTCAACCTGGGCTCCGTATTCAATGATCTAAGGGAAAGGCAGGGTGGCTGGAGCACAGTGAGTGTAGTGGGGAGGGGTCGGACAGGAGGTCGGAGAAGTAGGCAGCCACCAGGCCTCACAAGCCATGGCCAGAGAGTTGGGCATCAGTCAAAAAGtaacaatacaaaaatatttcaatttactGTCTACATTCTATGGACCTCAACTGTTTTTAAGTGCTTTCAGTCCTCACATTGAATCTTCACATAGGGTTGATACCAATTATGCCCAGTTTAGAAACAAGGCAGTTGGGCCCCAATGGGGAGGTCGGGGCTGGAGCTCTAATTTAGGGAGCCATCAAATACCAACTGCTGCTCAGAAATGTGTGTGGAGGAtaccaaagagacacagacatATGCTAGCCTTTCTAGGACTTAAAACACAGtcagaaaatgagacaaaatgtATACACAATAACAGAGAATGGGTTCGCAGCCTGAATGGTTCATACCACTTCCCCAGTGCTAGGCTCTCCGCCCAGTGCTTCACGTGCACTAATCCACAAAgatcccatttcacagatcagGCTCTGACGGGTAAGGTCATTTGCCCAGGATTACACCACTAACAAGTGGCCCCCTCGGGCCCAAAGCTATTTTGGgctacccacccccccaacccttgACCTCTGATGACACGCTGCGGAGATGCCAAAAGGCAGCGGGGAGCTGAGGCAGGTGCAGACCCAGCCTTGTGGGATGTGAGCTGCAACTTGAAGGACAATCTGGGTTTGGACAGGGAGAGACGTGATGGAACAGCCCGGCCTCAGTATGGGATCCCTGGGTCCCAGACCGGGCTCAGCTCACGACTTCGCAGGGCTCAGACAAGTCATCAGCCTGTTGTGGGCGCCCCCACCTCCCCGCTTCTCTCTGGAAAGCTGGAGGGCTCCCCCGACTGCCAAGACTCTCGCTCGTGTTTGCGGCAGAGGACCGCCAGGGGGCGGTGCGGGATCGCGCCCTCTTCACCCGGGTGCTCGGGCGTCACCCTCTTCACCTCAAAGCAGCCGGTGACTCACACGTAAAGGAAGGCGGGCGATGGAAGGCAGCCGCTATGGGTAGAGGGGAGACCCGGACAGAGCTGCCCATGAGGCCCAGCCCGGCTGCCTGGAGTTCAGGAGAGGAATCTGCAGGACGCGAACCGACACAGCCCCCTGCCAAGAACTCCTGCGGCTCAAACCTTTTTTGGTCTGATTCAAATGCGTCCCTATCCGGGGACTAGGCTAGCCGCGCGCTAGCCAGAACCCCTCCCGGTAGAAGCTTTTGGTGATTTTCTGTTGCTGTTTCCCCAGCAAAAATGTGGGACAAGCCAACAGGCCTTCCTGGAcctggagcaggaggaaggagaatcAGGGACCCGACGACGACGTGCCTGTGGGATCAGCTGAGTTGGGGGAGGTGCAGGGATGACTCCCGGCTTGCAGAGAGCCTGAGACTGGAACAGTGAGTGCGTGGCAGGTATCCACAGGCCTCTCACAGTAAATCAGAGCAGAGGTGACTTGCGAGCCAGACAGAGATTGCTTCCACTGCTTAGGTCCAGGGTCCCTCCTAGCCCTCCCAGAGGCCTGCTGGCCACTACACAACCCTGCCCCTCTCGCTTCACCTCCCCACCATGGAGGCCCAGGGCGGCCAGGCTCTCCTGTCCTGAGCACTGCCTTGTGGGGCTTGGCGTCGCTCACTCACTCTGGTGACGGAGGAAGCCATAGAGTTCTTTCATGACCGCCGTCCTCATGACCTCTCTGAGGAAGGCGTCCTGCTCAGCCAGCTGCTGGGCACTGAAGTGCTCCCCACGGCCCGTGGCCCGCTGGTAGTTGTTGAGGAGGTTAATGAAGGCCGAGTAGGTGGGCTTGGAGAACAGCTTCTCGTTGACGTAGGTGAAGAGCCTGCgggaggtggagggaggtgcAAGGGAGGCCTGAACAT harbors:
- the ENDOU gene encoding uridylate-specific endoribonuclease, with the translated sequence LLPVGKLESCASRCDEKFHRDAACQCDRQCPRHGDCCEDYEHVCTGEEGPEEPEPFLELEEEPVEAPAGHLYSAPSSCRDRCHEAFDRHQPCHCDARCPEFGNCCTDFESLCGHEGFSYSSDAITKEELQSISEKIYRADVNKAQKADIILNSQNRISPSETRDQVDRCPEPLFTYVNEKLFSKPTYSAFINLLNNYQRATGRGEHFSAQQLAEQDAFLREVMRTAVMKELYGFLRHQNRYGSEQEFVDDLKNMWFGLYSRGNEEEDSSGFEHVFSGEIKKGKVTGFHNWIRFYMQEKEGLVDYYSHIYDGPWESYPDVLAMQFNWDGYYKEVGSAFIGSSPEFEFALYSLCFIARPGKVCQLSLGGYPLAIQTYPWDKSTYGNGKKYIATAYVVSSTR